The Pseudolabrys sp. FHR47 genome contains a region encoding:
- a CDS encoding TonB-dependent receptor, whose protein sequence is MSLRFRRSLRLAVSFSVLTAATASTAQTVTLPQVTVTAPSPIQRATPATTDSLQGTLPVVTDQFAPVTVIENGEIRRSGAATLGDLLFDKPGITGSQFAPGVSSRPIIRGLDVNRVRIQENGIGANGASDLGEDHFVPVDPLTTERVEVIRGPATLRFGSQAIGGVVEADNNRIPTFIPPRPVSTEFRAGFSSVDKGADGAVLLDAGTGNFALHADGFSRRASDYKVPSYPYLTAPNPADLPNATQPGGFNGTQTNSKMHNSGQALGGSYIFNDGFIGAAITTNSALYHIPGAEPESNQTRIEARQTKILTKGEWRAPSSVVDAIRFWGGFTDYKHNEIGLSDPADFSSTGIQQTFINKEQEGRVEAQLAPFDLRFASLTTAIGVQGGHQMLDAPAPGGIGLWDRNTNNRIAGYMFNEFKLNELTKLQIAGRIEHVALDGTGRTFDAVGTLTQTAASRDFTPKSISFGILREVPLDMTASLTAQYVERAPKPAELYSGGVHDATTTFDKGNVNLGIEAAQSIELGLRRAKGPFRFDASIYYTRFSGFIYRRLTGNTCDEAGDCTGAGELNEAIYSQADATFRGGEFQSQWDILPLGSGLFGIENQFDVVRATFTDGTNVPRIPPVRLGGGVYWRDANWFARVKLIHAFAQNKVAPIADTATGAYDDLRAEVSYNWKNARPRFDQLSEFTVGISGTNLLNRDIRNAASYNKAEVLMPGASVRVFASVKY, encoded by the coding sequence ATGTCGCTTCGGTTCCGCCGCAGCCTGCGGCTAGCTGTGTCTTTTTCGGTTCTAACGGCGGCTACGGCTTCAACGGCGCAGACGGTGACGCTGCCGCAGGTCACGGTGACCGCGCCCAGCCCGATCCAACGAGCCACGCCGGCCACCACTGATTCCCTGCAGGGGACCCTGCCCGTCGTGACGGACCAGTTCGCCCCGGTCACGGTGATCGAGAACGGGGAAATCCGCCGCAGCGGCGCCGCGACCCTGGGCGACCTGCTGTTCGACAAGCCCGGCATCACCGGCTCGCAATTCGCGCCCGGCGTCTCCAGCCGGCCGATCATCCGCGGCCTCGACGTCAACCGCGTCCGCATTCAGGAGAACGGCATCGGTGCCAACGGCGCCTCCGATCTCGGCGAGGATCATTTCGTCCCGGTCGATCCGCTTACCACCGAGCGCGTCGAGGTCATCCGCGGCCCGGCGACCTTGCGCTTCGGCTCGCAGGCGATCGGCGGCGTGGTCGAGGCCGACAATAACCGCATCCCGACCTTCATCCCGCCGCGCCCGGTCTCGACCGAATTCCGCGCCGGCTTCTCCTCGGTCGACAAAGGCGCCGACGGCGCGGTGCTGCTCGACGCCGGCACCGGCAATTTCGCGCTCCATGCCGACGGCTTTAGCCGCCGCGCCAGCGACTACAAGGTGCCGTCCTATCCCTATTTGACCGCGCCCAACCCGGCCGACCTGCCGAATGCGACACAGCCCGGCGGCTTCAACGGCACGCAGACCAATTCGAAGATGCACAATAGCGGCCAGGCACTCGGCGGCTCGTATATCTTCAACGACGGCTTCATCGGCGCCGCGATCACCACGAACAGCGCGCTCTATCACATTCCCGGCGCCGAGCCGGAGAGCAATCAGACCCGCATCGAGGCAAGGCAGACCAAGATCCTCACCAAGGGCGAATGGCGTGCGCCGTCGTCCGTCGTCGACGCTATCCGCTTCTGGGGCGGCTTCACCGACTACAAGCACAACGAGATCGGCCTGTCCGATCCGGCCGACTTCAGCAGCACGGGCATCCAGCAGACCTTCATCAACAAGGAGCAGGAAGGCCGCGTCGAGGCGCAACTGGCGCCGTTCGATCTGCGCTTTGCTTCGCTCACCACCGCGATCGGCGTGCAGGGCGGCCACCAGATGCTCGACGCACCGGCGCCCGGCGGCATTGGCCTGTGGGACCGCAACACCAACAATCGCATCGCCGGCTACATGTTCAATGAGTTCAAGCTGAATGAGTTGACGAAACTCCAGATCGCAGGGCGGATCGAGCATGTCGCGCTCGACGGCACCGGCCGCACCTTCGACGCCGTCGGCACCCTGACGCAGACCGCGGCGTCACGCGATTTCACGCCGAAGAGCATCAGCTTCGGCATCCTGCGCGAGGTGCCGCTCGACATGACCGCCAGCCTGACCGCGCAATATGTCGAGCGCGCGCCGAAACCCGCCGAGCTGTATTCCGGCGGCGTGCACGACGCCACCACCACCTTCGACAAGGGCAATGTCAACCTCGGCATCGAGGCGGCGCAATCGATCGAACTCGGGCTGCGCCGCGCCAAGGGGCCGTTCCGTTTCGATGCTTCGATCTACTACACGCGCTTTTCGGGCTTCATCTATCGCCGCCTCACCGGCAATACCTGCGACGAGGCGGGAGACTGCACGGGCGCCGGCGAACTCAACGAGGCGATCTACTCACAGGCCGACGCCACCTTCCGCGGCGGCGAATTCCAGAGCCAATGGGACATCCTGCCGCTCGGCTCCGGCCTGTTCGGCATCGAGAACCAGTTCGACGTGGTGCGCGCCACCTTCACCGACGGCACCAACGTGCCGCGCATCCCGCCGGTGCGCCTCGGCGGCGGCGTCTACTGGCGCGACGCCAACTGGTTCGCCCGCGTGAAGCTGATCCACGCCTTCGCGCAGAACAAAGTCGCACCGATCGCGGATACGGCGACCGGCGCCTATGACGATTTGCGTGCCGAGGTGAGCTACAACTGGAAGAACGCCAGGCCGCGCTTCGATCAGCTCAGCGAATTCACCGTCGGCATCAGCGGCACCAACCTCCTGAACCGCGACATCCGCAACGCCGCCTCATACAACAAGGCCGAAGTGCTGATGCCGGGCGCCAGCGTGCGGGTGTTCGCGAGCGTGAAGTATTAG
- a CDS encoding DUF2093 domain-containing protein: MLNRFDPSQPSHGEAEVKYLDGDFRVVRPGGFVRCAVTGAPIAIDELKYWSVDRQEAYATPEAVLQRYRETPRS, from the coding sequence TTGCTCAACCGTTTCGATCCCAGCCAGCCGTCCCATGGCGAGGCCGAGGTCAAATATCTCGATGGTGATTTTCGCGTGGTGCGTCCCGGCGGCTTCGTGCGCTGCGCGGTCACCGGCGCGCCGATCGCGATTGACGAACTGAAATACTGGAGCGTTGACCGCCAAGAGGCCTACGCCACGCCGGAGGCGGTGCTGCAGCGCTATCGCGAGACGCCGCGGTCTTAA
- a CDS encoding pseudouridine synthase: protein MSDKPSSGERIAKVMARAGLASRREAEVWIEQGRVSVNGQVITSPALNVTAADRIVIDGTPMPRRERTRLFLYNKPRGLVTTHSDPEGRPTIFGALPKKLPRLISIGRLDMNTEGLLLLTNDGGLARTLELPATAWLRRYRVRANGRIDQPTLDKLRDGITIDGVHYGAIEALLERQQGANAWLSFAIREGKNREVRKVLESLGLRVNRLIRVSYGPFMLGDLPEGEVKEVETAALRAELGEKIVEQSGADFSAPLVSDDERMPRKRNMAPRREAPAPRQREEVTAWGREKEPRSQQKKRPRRDRSKSGPRPAYPRNSK from the coding sequence ATGAGCGACAAACCCAGCAGCGGCGAGCGCATCGCCAAGGTCATGGCCCGCGCGGGGCTCGCCTCCCGCCGCGAGGCCGAGGTCTGGATCGAGCAGGGCCGCGTCTCGGTCAACGGCCAGGTCATTACCTCGCCGGCGCTCAACGTCACCGCCGCCGACCGCATCGTGATTGACGGCACGCCAATGCCGCGCCGCGAGCGCACCCGGCTGTTCCTTTACAACAAGCCGCGCGGGCTGGTGACGACGCATTCCGACCCCGAAGGCCGTCCGACCATTTTCGGCGCGTTGCCGAAGAAACTACCGCGGCTCATCAGCATCGGCCGCCTCGACATGAACACCGAGGGACTGCTGCTGCTGACCAATGACGGAGGGCTCGCGCGAACGCTCGAACTGCCGGCCACGGCTTGGCTGCGCCGCTACCGCGTGCGCGCCAATGGCCGCATCGATCAGCCGACGCTCGACAAACTGCGCGATGGCATCACCATCGACGGCGTCCACTACGGCGCCATCGAGGCTCTGCTCGAACGCCAGCAGGGTGCCAATGCGTGGCTGTCTTTCGCCATTAGAGAAGGCAAGAACCGCGAAGTGCGCAAGGTGCTGGAGTCGCTCGGCCTGCGCGTCAACCGCTTAATCCGCGTCTCCTACGGCCCCTTCATGCTCGGCGATCTGCCCGAGGGCGAGGTCAAGGAAGTCGAGACCGCGGCCCTCCGCGCCGAACTCGGCGAGAAAATCGTGGAGCAATCTGGCGCCGACTTCTCGGCGCCGCTGGTGAGCGATGACGAGCGCATGCCGCGCAAGCGCAACATGGCGCCGCGACGAGAGGCTCCTGCGCCGCGGCAGCGCGAAGAGGTGACCGCCTGGGGCCGCGAGAAGGAGCCGCGCTCACAACAGAAGAAGCGTCCGCGCCGCGACCGGTCCAAGAGCGGGCCCCGCCCCGCCTATCCGAGAAACAGCAAATGA
- the purD gene encoding phosphoribosylamine--glycine ligase: MNILILGSGGREHALAWKIAASPLTTKLYCAPGNAGIAQEATCVALDIADHPAVIAFCKNAKIDFVVVGPEVPLVAGIVDDLEAAGIKTFGPARAAAQLEGSKGFTKDLCKANNIPTAAYERFTDGAAAKAYVRRQGAPIVVKADGLAAGKGVVVASTVDDAEAAIDMIFSGGLGDMAEVVVEDCLIGEEASFFALCDGDTALQLASAQDHKRAYDGDKGPNTGGMGAYSPAPVMTEAMNKRVMDEIVLPTVAALKKAGTPFKGVLFAGLMITKDGPQLIEYNVRFGDPETQVIMLRMMSDILPALIAARDGQLKNFDLRWYGDAALTVVMAAKGYPGSYAKGTVIKGLDAAAEIDGVEIFHAGTKAEGDNIVANGGRVLNVCARGKTVAEAQARAYEAVDRIDWPEGFCRRDIGWQAIAREK; this comes from the coding sequence ATGAACATCCTCATTCTCGGTTCCGGCGGCCGCGAGCACGCGCTGGCCTGGAAGATCGCCGCCAGCCCGCTGACGACCAAGCTCTACTGCGCCCCCGGCAATGCCGGCATCGCGCAGGAGGCGACATGCGTCGCGCTCGACATCGCCGATCATCCGGCCGTGATCGCCTTTTGCAAGAACGCGAAAATCGACTTCGTCGTGGTTGGCCCGGAAGTGCCGCTGGTCGCCGGCATCGTCGACGATCTCGAAGCCGCCGGCATCAAGACCTTCGGCCCGGCCAGGGCCGCCGCGCAGCTCGAAGGCTCCAAGGGCTTCACCAAGGACCTGTGCAAGGCCAACAACATTCCGACCGCCGCCTATGAGCGCTTCACCGACGGCGCCGCCGCCAAGGCCTATGTCCGCCGGCAAGGCGCGCCGATCGTGGTCAAGGCCGACGGTCTCGCCGCCGGCAAGGGCGTCGTTGTCGCATCGACCGTCGACGACGCCGAAGCCGCCATCGACATGATCTTCTCCGGTGGCCTCGGCGACATGGCGGAGGTGGTCGTGGAGGATTGCCTCATCGGCGAAGAAGCCTCGTTCTTCGCGTTGTGCGACGGCGACACCGCGCTGCAGCTCGCCTCGGCGCAAGACCACAAGCGCGCCTATGACGGCGACAAGGGGCCCAACACCGGCGGCATGGGTGCCTATTCGCCGGCACCGGTGATGACCGAAGCAATGAACAAGCGCGTGATGGACGAGATCGTGCTGCCGACGGTGGCCGCGCTGAAGAAAGCCGGCACGCCGTTCAAGGGCGTGCTGTTCGCCGGCCTCATGATCACCAAGGATGGGCCGCAGCTCATCGAATACAATGTGCGCTTCGGCGATCCGGAAACGCAGGTCATCATGCTGCGCATGATGTCAGACATTCTGCCGGCGCTGATCGCCGCGCGCGACGGACAACTCAAGAATTTCGACCTGCGCTGGTACGGCGACGCCGCGCTCACCGTGGTGATGGCCGCGAAAGGTTATCCGGGCAGCTATGCCAAGGGCACCGTGATCAAGGGCCTCGACGCCGCGGCCGAGATCGACGGCGTCGAGATCTTTCACGCCGGCACCAAAGCCGAGGGCGACAACATCGTCGCCAATGGCGGACGCGTTCTTAATGTCTGCGCGCGCGGCAAGACCGTGGCCGAGGCGCAAGCACGGGCCTACGAAGCCGTTGATAGGATTGACTGGCCTGAAGGCTTCTGCCGCCGCGACATCGGCTGGCAGGCCATCGCGCGCGAGAAGTAA
- a CDS encoding alpha/beta fold hydrolase: protein MPELADLFPGFSAREIDTSAGRLFARFGGNGPPLLLLHGYPQTHVLWHRVAPKLKDHFTLVMADLPGYGASAAPEPNENHTPYDKRSMAKGMVELMAALGHTRFRLAGHDRGGRVAYRLTLDHPACVERLATLDIMPTVEMWRAMDYKLALKTYHWMFLAQPAPLPEKLIAHEPAFYLERTLASWTLAKDLSAFDPAALAHYRASASQPVHIRAFCEDYRAGATTDLAHDEADRAAGRNIDCPMLALWGSGGFPGQTAGPLDVWRRWATRVEGRAIASGHFLPEENPDETAAALLAFFQA from the coding sequence ATGCCGGAACTTGCCGATCTGTTCCCAGGATTTTCCGCGCGCGAGATCGACACCTCTGCGGGGCGATTGTTCGCGCGCTTCGGCGGCAACGGGCCGCCGCTTCTGCTGCTGCATGGCTATCCGCAGACGCACGTCCTATGGCATCGCGTCGCGCCGAAGCTGAAGGACCATTTCACCCTGGTCATGGCCGACCTGCCCGGCTATGGCGCGTCCGCCGCGCCCGAGCCTAACGAGAACCACACGCCCTATGACAAGCGCTCGATGGCGAAGGGCATGGTCGAACTCATGGCCGCGCTCGGCCACACACGCTTTCGTCTCGCCGGCCATGATCGCGGCGGCCGTGTCGCCTATCGCCTGACGCTCGATCATCCGGCCTGCGTCGAACGCCTTGCAACGCTCGACATCATGCCGACCGTCGAGATGTGGCGGGCGATGGATTATAAACTGGCGCTCAAGACCTATCACTGGATGTTTCTGGCGCAGCCGGCGCCGCTGCCGGAGAAGCTGATCGCCCACGAGCCGGCCTTCTATCTCGAACGCACGTTGGCGAGCTGGACCTTGGCCAAGGACCTTTCCGCCTTCGATCCCGCGGCGCTCGCTCATTATCGCGCGTCGGCGTCGCAACCCGTGCACATCCGCGCCTTCTGCGAGGACTACCGCGCCGGCGCGACCACCGACCTTGCCCATGACGAAGCCGACCGCGCTGCCGGTCGCAACATCGACTGTCCGATGCTGGCACTGTGGGGCTCGGGTGGCTTTCCCGGCCAGACCGCCGGCCCGCTCGACGTCTGGCGGCGCTGGGCGACCAGGGTCGAAGGCCGCGCCATCGCATCGGGACATTTCCTGCCCGAAGAAAATCCGGACGAAACGGCGGCGGCGCTGCTCGCCTTCTTCCAAGCCTGA
- the lpxK gene encoding tetraacyldisaccharide 4'-kinase, whose product MREPAFWWRPPGLVSSLLAPLGAAYGIITERRMTRRGALAGLPVICVGNFTLGGTGKTPTALMLAALLRELGATPFFLTRGYGGSIEGPHRVDHEKDSAGDVGDEALLLARAAPTIVARDRVLGAACAKAMGASVIVMDDGLQNPSLAKTLTIAVVDGRRGIGNGLVFPAGPLRAPLNIQMTRCDVLLVVGEFDGARAVVARAGARPVLHGRLTPEPTAVSSLHARKVLAFAGIGDPDKFFATAEQAGIAIAERRAFADHHRFSAEEAAELVMNAEHDGLSLLTTEKDRARMAGDPALAALAAKAHVLPVTMVVGESDALRALLARALA is encoded by the coding sequence ATGCGTGAGCCCGCCTTCTGGTGGCGTCCACCCGGGCTCGTCTCGAGCCTGCTGGCGCCGCTGGGCGCGGCCTATGGCATCATCACTGAGCGTCGCATGACACGGCGCGGCGCGCTCGCCGGACTTCCGGTGATCTGCGTCGGCAATTTCACGCTCGGCGGCACCGGCAAGACGCCGACGGCGTTGATGCTGGCGGCTTTACTGCGGGAGTTGGGGGCGACGCCGTTCTTTCTGACGCGCGGCTATGGCGGCTCGATCGAAGGGCCCCATCGCGTCGATCATGAGAAAGACAGCGCCGGTGATGTCGGCGACGAGGCGCTGCTGCTGGCACGCGCGGCGCCGACAATCGTGGCGCGCGACCGCGTGCTCGGCGCCGCTTGCGCCAAGGCGATGGGCGCGAGCGTCATCGTCATGGATGATGGCTTGCAGAACCCGTCGCTGGCCAAGACGCTGACCATCGCCGTGGTCGATGGCCGGCGCGGCATCGGCAATGGACTGGTGTTTCCGGCGGGACCCTTGCGCGCACCGCTCAACATCCAGATGACGCGGTGCGATGTGCTGCTGGTCGTCGGGGAGTTCGATGGCGCCCGTGCCGTCGTCGCGCGCGCCGGAGCGCGGCCGGTGCTGCATGGCCGTCTCACGCCAGAGCCGACTGCGGTGTCTTCATTGCACGCGCGGAAGGTTTTGGCATTTGCCGGTATCGGCGATCCAGACAAGTTCTTCGCCACCGCCGAGCAGGCCGGCATCGCCATCGCAGAGCGCCGCGCCTTCGCCGATCACCACCGCTTCAGCGCCGAAGAGGCTGCCGAACTGGTGATGAACGCCGAACACGACGGCCTGTCATTGCTGACCACGGAGAAGGACCGTGCACGCATGGCCGGCGATCCGGCCCTCGCGGCGCTGGCGGCGAAGGCGCATGTATTGCCGGTGACGATGGTGGTCGGGGAAAGCGACGCTTTGCGGGCGCTGCTGGCGCGGGCGCTGGCTTAA
- a CDS encoding zinc ribbon domain-containing protein encodes MTNPLEHQAENIRVRVRCGDCRTTFHERLQRVVHGDRVRCPTCGTELRFNGIGSMHDYETLQDYVHHVEERTAHPHFVHSDD; translated from the coding sequence ATGACCAATCCGCTGGAACATCAGGCCGAGAACATCCGGGTGCGGGTCCGCTGCGGCGACTGCCGGACCACATTCCACGAGCGCCTGCAGCGCGTGGTCCACGGCGACCGCGTCCGCTGCCCGACCTGCGGCACCGAATTGCGCTTCAACGGCATCGGCAGCATGCACGATTACGAGACCCTCCAGGACTATGTGCACCACGTCGAGGAGCGCACCGCTCACCCGCATTTCGTGCACTCGGACGACTAG
- the xseA gene encoding exodeoxyribonuclease VII large subunit — MPSPRIPPESRAEAPASNLTEWTVSELSAALKRTVEDAYGFVRVRGEVSGFRGASPSGHCYFRLKDDRAVIEGVIWKGVYGRMRVKPEEGLDVIATGKLTTFPGSSKYQIVIDSLEPAGVGALMKLLEERKKKLAAEGLFDEARKQLIPFLPEVIGVVTSPTGAVIRDILHRLSDRFPRHVLVWPVRVQGEASAAEVAAAIEGFNNLPEGGAIPRPDLIIVARGGGSLEDLWSFNEEIVVRAAAASMIPLISAVGHETDVTLIDFASDKRAPTPTAAAEMAVPVRVELLQTLNGLASRNLACMQRGMERLKRELTMLSRALPKDILAEPRQRLDTLAERLPRALRANAHVHHTQYTRVATRLAPQLLINTFERRKERYTSLNQRLKASLLANAQAHHARIERARERVTAFGERSRRATLALLKLHHTRIERAERLLAAFSYREVLKRGFALVRDEAGQPVRAAAQVVAGAALDIEFADGRLAVTAGGASVVMRETVVTETTVVEVVPKPPSKPKKSRDEGGGGQGSLFG, encoded by the coding sequence ATGCCGAGCCCCCGAATCCCTCCCGAGAGCCGCGCCGAGGCGCCCGCGTCCAATCTGACCGAATGGACCGTCTCGGAACTGTCCGCCGCGCTCAAGCGCACGGTGGAGGACGCCTATGGCTTCGTCCGGGTGCGCGGCGAGGTCTCAGGCTTCAGGGGGGCCTCGCCCTCCGGGCACTGCTATTTCCGCCTCAAGGACGACCGCGCCGTCATCGAGGGCGTGATCTGGAAGGGCGTCTACGGCCGGATGCGGGTCAAGCCCGAGGAGGGCCTCGACGTCATCGCCACCGGCAAGCTCACGACCTTCCCAGGCTCGTCGAAATACCAGATCGTCATCGACAGCCTCGAGCCGGCCGGCGTCGGCGCGCTGATGAAGCTGCTCGAGGAGCGCAAGAAGAAGCTCGCCGCCGAGGGCCTGTTCGACGAGGCGCGCAAGCAGCTCATCCCTTTTCTGCCCGAGGTGATCGGCGTCGTCACCTCGCCGACCGGCGCCGTGATCCGCGACATCCTGCACCGGCTGTCCGACCGCTTTCCGCGCCATGTGCTGGTGTGGCCGGTGCGGGTACAGGGCGAAGCGTCGGCGGCGGAAGTCGCCGCCGCCATCGAAGGCTTCAATAACCTGCCCGAGGGTGGCGCCATTCCGCGTCCCGATCTCATCATCGTCGCGCGCGGTGGCGGGTCGCTGGAAGACCTGTGGTCGTTCAACGAGGAGATCGTGGTGCGTGCTGCGGCCGCGAGCATGATCCCGCTGATCTCGGCGGTCGGCCACGAGACCGACGTGACCTTGATTGATTTTGCCTCCGACAAGCGCGCGCCGACGCCGACCGCGGCGGCCGAGATGGCGGTGCCGGTGCGCGTCGAGTTGCTGCAGACGCTGAATGGGCTCGCCTCGCGCAATCTGGCGTGCATGCAGCGCGGCATGGAGCGGCTCAAGCGCGAACTGACGATGCTGTCGCGCGCGCTGCCGAAGGACATTCTCGCCGAGCCGCGCCAGCGCCTCGATACGCTCGCCGAGCGGTTGCCGCGGGCACTGCGTGCCAATGCGCATGTGCATCACACGCAGTACACCCGCGTTGCCACGCGGCTGGCGCCGCAGCTTCTGATCAATACCTTCGAGCGTCGCAAGGAGCGCTACACCAGTCTCAATCAGCGCCTCAAGGCCAGTTTGCTGGCGAACGCGCAGGCCCACCATGCGCGCATCGAACGCGCGCGGGAACGCGTCACCGCCTTCGGCGAGCGCTCGCGCCGCGCGACTTTGGCGCTGCTGAAGCTGCATCACACCCGCATCGAGCGAGCCGAACGGCTGCTCGCGGCGTTCTCCTATCGCGAGGTGCTCAAGCGTGGCTTCGCGCTGGTCCGCGACGAGGCGGGCCAGCCGGTGCGTGCCGCGGCGCAAGTCGTGGCCGGCGCCGCGCTGGATATCGAATTCGCCGATGGCCGCTTGGCCGTCACCGCAGGAGGCGCATCGGTCGTGATGCGCGAGACGGTCGTTACGGAGACCACCGTGGTTGAAGTTGTGCCCAAGCCGCCGTCAAAACCGAAGAAATCGCGCGACGAGGGCGGCGGCGGGCAGGGCAGTTTGTTCGGCTAA
- a CDS encoding phosphotransferase family protein → MSINRQQAFSGTKEAPAALRLDEARLADYLARHIDGFAGPLTARQFKGGQSNPTYLLETPARRYVLRRKPPGKLLPSAHAVDREYRVIGALHAQDFPVAEPLVYCADESVAGTAFYVMSFADGRVFWEPSMPGSDPAERAAVYDSMNDTIARLHAFEPAEIGLADYGKGENYVARQVERWSKQYRASQTETIEPMEKLIEWLPRHIPPAGSPRLVHGDFRIDNLIIARDSPSIIAVLDWELSTLGDPLADFTYHLMAWHMPPSESAAGTATLHGHDLGALGIPSMADYVDDYVARTGLDPRPHLDIYLAYNFFRIAAILQGIIGRVRDGTATSDHAPARAEMIRPLADKAWEFARQAGAGE, encoded by the coding sequence ATGTCGATCAATCGCCAGCAAGCCTTCTCCGGCACCAAGGAAGCGCCGGCCGCGCTGCGCCTGGACGAGGCGCGGCTCGCCGATTATCTCGCCAGGCATATCGACGGCTTTGCCGGGCCGCTGACGGCGCGGCAGTTCAAGGGCGGCCAATCGAACCCGACTTATCTTCTGGAGACACCGGCGCGGCGTTACGTGCTGCGCCGCAAGCCGCCGGGCAAATTGCTGCCGTCGGCGCATGCGGTGGACCGCGAGTATCGCGTCATCGGCGCGCTTCATGCGCAGGACTTTCCGGTCGCCGAGCCGCTCGTCTATTGCGCCGACGAGAGCGTCGCCGGTACAGCGTTCTATGTCATGAGCTTCGCCGACGGCCGCGTGTTCTGGGAGCCGTCGATGCCCGGCTCCGACCCGGCCGAGCGCGCCGCGGTGTACGATTCCATGAACGACACCATCGCGCGGCTGCATGCGTTCGAGCCGGCGGAGATCGGCCTTGCCGACTACGGCAAGGGCGAGAACTATGTCGCGCGGCAGGTTGAGCGCTGGTCGAAGCAATACCGCGCCTCGCAGACCGAGACGATTGAGCCGATGGAAAAGCTCATCGAGTGGCTGCCGCGCCACATTCCGCCGGCCGGTTCGCCGCGGCTGGTGCATGGCGATTTCCGCATCGACAATCTGATCATTGCCAGAGATTCACCATCGATTATCGCAGTGCTCGACTGGGAATTGTCGACGCTCGGCGATCCGCTCGCCGATTTCACCTATCACCTCATGGCCTGGCACATGCCGCCGAGCGAAAGCGCCGCCGGCACCGCAACATTGCACGGCCACGATCTCGGCGCGCTCGGTATTCCGTCGATGGCCGATTATGTCGACGATTATGTGGCGCGCACCGGGCTCGACCCGCGGCCGCACCTCGATATCTACCTCGCCTACAACTTCTTCCGTATCGCCGCGATCCTGCAGGGCATCATCGGCCGCGTCCGCGACGGCACCGCAACATCGGATCACGCCCCAGCCAGGGCCGAAATGATCCGGCCGCTGGCCGACAAGGCCTGGGAATTCGCGCGTCAGGCCGGCGCAGGCGAATAA
- a CDS encoding nucleoside deaminase — MASPSFMQLALEEARAAAARGEVPIGCVIVRDGEVVARAGNRTLADKDPTGHAELIAIRVAAAKIGTERLTGCDLYVTLEPCTMCAAALSFARIRRLYFGASDPKGGAVESGVRFFDSPACHHRPEVYGGIGEAECAALLREFFAARR, encoded by the coding sequence ATGGCATCACCTTCGTTCATGCAACTCGCCCTCGAGGAGGCCCGCGCCGCGGCCGCGCGTGGCGAGGTGCCGATCGGCTGCGTCATCGTCCGGGACGGCGAGGTGGTGGCGCGCGCCGGTAACCGGACGCTCGCCGACAAGGACCCGACGGGGCATGCCGAGTTGATCGCCATCCGGGTGGCGGCGGCTAAAATCGGCACAGAGAGGCTGACCGGCTGCGATCTCTATGTGACACTCGAGCCCTGCACCATGTGCGCGGCGGCTTTGTCCTTCGCCCGCATCAGACGGCTCTATTTCGGTGCCAGCGACCCGAAGGGCGGGGCGGTGGAGAGTGGCGTGCGCTTTTTCGACAGCCCCGCCTGCCACCACAGACCGGAGGTCTATGGCGGCATTGGTGAGGCCGAATGTGCTGCGCTGTTACGGGAGTTCTTCGCGGCGCGGCGCTGA